GCTCAGACGGTCAGGGAAGCCCTGCGGCTGGGTCTCACGCCCGAGAAGGCGGCTGACTTGCTGCAAGCCCGCCTGGGCGTTCACAGAAGCCGGGCGGTGCTGATTGCCCAGGATCAGATGCTGACGGCGGCGAGTCGGGCCGGGATAGACCGTCTGAAGACGCTGGGCGTGAAGCAGTTCCAGTGGGAAACCCAGCAGGACAGGCGAGTACGTGCGGCCCATCAGGCCTTGCAAGGCCGGGTGTTCACGTGGCGGAGTGCGCCGGAACTGCCAGGACAGGCGGTGATGTGTCGGTGCTGGGCTGCACCTGTCACCTGAGCGGACAAGCTGGAAGCACGAAAACCGAAGGCCAACTACTGGTAAATTAACGTATGCAGCGGCTTCCAATAACGGTTGTTACGAGATGGGCTCCAGGACAAAATCCCAGCAAGCCTGTCAATGTCAGCATCATCTGTGGGCATTGCAAGCAGATGACGGCTCTTGATACATCTAGTAGCAATTGGTACGGTGAACACACTTGGCTTTTCACTACGAGATGTCCCAATCCACGGTGCAATAACCCTATAAGACTTTTTGGATTTGGTACAGACCAAAATGGTCGGCTTGCCGAAATTTATATGGAGTCTGCAATCACCATTGAGAGACAGCCAATAAGCGGATTAGATTTGGTTCCTGATCGTGTCAAACAATCATATCTTGATACTATCGCGACTCTGAACGCAAATATACCTAGTGCAGTAGCGACTCTCGCCAGAAGAACATTAGAGGGCGTCGTGAAATTAGCATATAGCGATCCGAGTGCCACTAGAGATAAGACCCTGTATAAAGTTATAGAAGGGCTTCCCGAAAACGCCAATCTTGATGCCCCCATACTTGCTCTAGCACATGCTATGCGCGAGGGCGGAAACCTAGGTGCCCATTTTGACCTTGACCAAGAGACGGATCAGGCCATGGCTGTGCAAATGGTTGAGCTTCTTGAAAACTTGATTGAATACTTATATGTCATCCCGCATAGAGTTCAACGACTCAAAGATTCGTTTACCTGAAATCTATTCAGGTTCTGCCGCCCCACTGGGCGGTTTTCACTTGGTGTCAGACCGCACGGAATCCTGGGGGCATGAACCCTTCCATCGGACGGATCGTGCACTACGTTCTCTCAGCCCAAGATGCCGACCAGATCAACCGCCGCCGCACTACCGGGCCGAGCATAGCCGAGCGCATCAAGGATGAGCAGTGGCCCCTAGGAGCGCAAGCGCACATCGGCAACCGCGCCGAGGAAGGCCAGCACGTCGCGGCCATTGTGGTGAACGTCTTCGGGCCAGCAACTTGCAACCTCCAGTGTTTCTTGGACGGCAATGACGTTTTCTGGGCCACCTCACAGCTTGAAGGCTCCGCTCCCAGTACTTGGCACCGGCCTGAGCGGGAGTAAAACCCAGCACTGACCCCAGCCGCCCCTCACCGGGCGGTTTTCGCTGCCAGGGTGTCACACGCTCTTCCAGACTGCTTGCATGACCAGCAAGGCTGTCACCGCCCCCACCAACCCGCACGGCGGGGCCACCCTCTCCGCGCTCTACAGCACCGGCTGGGGCCTCTTTGGGCCAGCTCCGACCCTCTGGGAAGGCGGCAGCCCCGCCGAACCTGGGAACGCACCCGCAACGCCCGCCCAGCCCGCTGCTCAGCCAGCGGCTCCGGCGCAGCCCAGCGGCGGCGACATCGCTCGCAGCCTGCAAAACCTGATCGACCGGCAAGGCGGGAGTGACCGGGCCGCGCAGCTCCTGTTCGACGAGAACCGCGAGTACCGCACCCGGATTCGCACCCTCGAAGGCCAGCTCCCCGCGCAAGGCGCAACCGTGCTGACCCCGAGCAGACCCAGCAGTGGACCGCCTACCAGGCCATCAACGCTGACCCCGTCGCCCTCCGCACCCAGCTTGAGCAAGGCTCAGCGGCAGTGCAGCGCGAGACGGGCCGCACCCTGGCCGACGCTTCCGGCGCGAACCCAGACGTCCTCTCTGACCGTCTGCGCGTGGCTGGCCTGCGGGCCGAGGTGCGCGAGATCCCAGCAGAAGGCGCGAACCCCGCACGGCGGGAAGTGCGCGTCCTGAACGCCGAGGGAGCCGATCAGGGCGAACTGCGGACCTACGCCCAGCAGCACTGGACGGCCTTCATGCCCGCCCTCTTCCCAGCCAGCCAGCCGCCGCAAGGCACGGTCATCACTGGGCAAAGCGGTGCAGGCAGCCAGCCCGCCCCCACCGGCAACGCCATTCAGGACGCCCTGGGCCGCCGCGCCCCGAGTGCTGAGCGCGTTGTTGTCGATCCCTTCGCCACACCCTCCACAGGAGCTAAACCGTGAGTAGAACTGTGACCACCTACGGCCTCGGCGTGAAGTTTACCGCCGACGAACAGAGCCTCCAGCGCATCGCCCTCGGCGGCACCGTCAAGCTCGCCAGCTTCACCGACGCCAAATTCGGCACGGCGGGCAACCGCGTGATTCCGGCTGGAACGGTCGTTATCCGCGACACCGACAAGAGCCTCATTCCCGCTGCTGGCACCGAAGCCGCCGGGAAAGCGTTCCTGATGGCCTCGGACATCGTGGAAGCCCCCCTGCCCGGCACGTCGCGCGGCTCTGATCTGACCACCGGCCTGTACGCAGGCGGCGTGATCTACGAGGACCAGCTTCCTGACGCCATCGGCACGCCCAAAGTGCTCAGCGCTGGCTTGAAAACCGCGCTCGGCTCCAACTTCATCTTCCAAGCCAGTCAGGGCAGCCTGATTGTGACGGTCTAAGGGAGCGTTCGTGAACCCATTCCAGGCAGCCCTGGCCCGCATCACTTCGGGCCTGAATCAGTACATCGCCACACGGCCCATCGCCCTCTCGAATCTCTACCTGGCCAACTTCCTGCCGCCGGTCAGCAGCACCCTGGCCGAGATCCAGACGGGCAGCTTCCGCATCGTCACCGAACCCGCCGCTCTGACCGCTGTGGACAGCCCCTACGCGAAGATCGGCAGCTTGCAGATGGTCAGCTTCACCGGGACCACCTTCAAGATCACGGCGGAAAGCAAGCTGAACGAATCCTTGCAGGACGCCATGCACGCCCGCGCCAACGCTGCCATCATGCGCGGCGCGATGCAGCAAGGGGCCGTCGCCCTGAACAGCGGCACCAATCCGCAGGCGGTCTACGAGAACTTCATCAGTCGCGTGGTCGAAGACGGCCTGCTGCTGGCCCTCGATTACGGCGAGGAGGTCTTCCGGGCGCAGGCGCTGGCGTACGGTAAGATCCAGGTCAAGGACTCCAAGACCGGGAACGGCGTGGACCTCGATTTCAGCGTGCCTGCCGATTACAAGGTGAGCCGCACTGGGACTGCCGCGTACGACAAGCCGGGCAGCTTGTTCTGGACTGACGTGCAGGACGCCCGCGCCAAGCTGCGCCAGGAGCCGATGGGGATTACCGACCCCACGACCTTCACCGCGATTGTCAACAACCCGGCGAACGGCATCATCGTTCGCAGCCGCACGCAGACCAGCCCCACCGTGATCCGCTACGAGCTGAGCCAGGCGGGCACGAACGCGGACGGCACCTTCAACCGCTCCAGTCAGTCGCTTGACGTGCTGAAATCCGTCACGCTCACCACCTACGCGGGCAAAGGCGACGCGCCGGACGCGCCCTACTTCTGGCCTTCTGGCCGGGTGACCTTCATGCGCTCCTCGGCGCGTGAGGTGGAGCTGATCGACGGGCAGATCGTGCGCGGCGCGCTCGGCGTGACCCACATCGGCCCCAACACCGAGGCTGGGCAGCAGAGCACCCGCTTTGCGAACATCTACATCCCGCAGGGGGCCGAGTACGAAGTCATTGGCAAGGCCAGCGAAGACCTGATGCCGTACATCGAAGAGGCCCGCAATCTGTACTTGTGCGCCACCGAGATCGGGGTCTGAGATGGGCGTCAAGGTGACGAACATTCCTGGGGCCTACGCTTACGAAGGCAAGAGCTACGGCCCCTTCAGCGCCACGAACAAGAAAGGGTTCGTGGAAGTGCCCGCCGAGCTGGCGGCCAGTTTGAATTTGCCCTTGCACGAGAGCGAGCTGGACCCAGCGCAGGATGAGATTCAGCCGGAGGGCGCGGACATTCAGGAGTTGCTGGACGCCAACCACAGCTTGAAGGCGGATCTGGACAAGGCCAATTCAGAACTGGCCTTGCTTCAGGACATTCGCGGTGGCCAGGGCAACATCATTCAGGGCTATATCACTGAAGTGGCCGACCTGAAAGCCAAGCTGGACAGTACCCACGAAGGCGCGGCCCAGCTTGGAGCGGCCCGGAATGCGGTGCAAGCCGAGCTGGAATCTACCCAGTCTGATTTCATCCGGTATCAGAACGATCTGCCCGGCCTCAAGGCCCGCGTGGCTGAGTTGGAAGCGGGCGCGGCTGCTGAGCCTGAAAGCGTGCTGGACGCAAGCGCACCAGATGACCACGGCGTCGCAAAACCCGACGCTATCAACCCGCCCCCCGAGGCCAGCAAGCCCGCCAAACCAGCGAAAGGCGGCGCGAAATGAGCGTCACCGATCCCAACGGCACTCAGCGCTGCCCGACTTGCTACAGAGACATGCAGCGGTATCTGGGCGGTCTCTGGATTTGCCAGAACTGCCATATCACCAGGCCCGCCGCTGCGCCTGAGAAGGTCAGCGAAGCATGAACCCGCCCTTGCCCTCTGCCGAGGCCCTGACGCACCTCACCGATGCGCTGGGCGTCAATTACGCCG
This portion of the Deinococcus rubellus genome encodes:
- a CDS encoding DUF4145 domain-containing protein — its product is MTALDTSSSNWYGEHTWLFTTRCPNPRCNNPIRLFGFGTDQNGRLAEIYMESAITIERQPISGLDLVPDRVKQSYLDTIATLNANIPSAVATLARRTLEGVVKLAYSDPSATRDKTLYKVIEGLPENANLDAPILALAHAMREGGNLGAHFDLDQETDQAMAVQMVELLENLIEYLYVIPHRVQRLKDSFT
- a CDS encoding major capsid protein produces the protein MNPFQAALARITSGLNQYIATRPIALSNLYLANFLPPVSSTLAEIQTGSFRIVTEPAALTAVDSPYAKIGSLQMVSFTGTTFKITAESKLNESLQDAMHARANAAIMRGAMQQGAVALNSGTNPQAVYENFISRVVEDGLLLALDYGEEVFRAQALAYGKIQVKDSKTGNGVDLDFSVPADYKVSRTGTAAYDKPGSLFWTDVQDARAKLRQEPMGITDPTTFTAIVNNPANGIIVRSRTQTSPTVIRYELSQAGTNADGTFNRSSQSLDVLKSVTLTTYAGKGDAPDAPYFWPSGRVTFMRSSAREVELIDGQIVRGALGVTHIGPNTEAGQQSTRFANIYIPQGAEYEVIGKASEDLMPYIEEARNLYLCATEIGV